Proteins found in one Oryza glaberrima chromosome 4, OglaRS2, whole genome shotgun sequence genomic segment:
- the LOC127771041 gene encoding probable aquaporin PIP2-6, with protein sequence MSKEVSEEPEHVRPKDYTDPPPAPLFDVGELRLWSFYRALIAEFIATLLFLYITVATVIGYKVQSSADQCGGVGTLGIAWAFGGMIFILVYCTAGISGGHINPAVTFGLLLARKVSVIRAVMYIVAQCLGGIVGVGIVKGIMKHQYNANGGGANMVASGYSTGTALGAEIIGTFVLVYTVFSATDPKRNARDSHVPVLAPLPIGFAVFMVHLATIPITGTGINPARSIGAAVIYNQKKAWDDHWIFWAGPFIGALAAAAYHQYILRAAAIKALGSFRSNPSN encoded by the exons ATGTCGAAGGAGGTGAGCGAGGAGCCGGAGCACGTGCGGCCCAAGGACTACAccgacccgccgccggcgccgctgttcgacgtcggcgagctccggctgTGGTCCTTCTACCGGGCGCTCATTGCGGAGTTCATCGCCACGCTCCTGTTCCTATACAtcaccgtcgccaccgtcaTTGGGTACAAGGTGCAGTCGTCCGCCGACCagtgcggcggcgtcggcaccCTCGGCATCGCCTGGGCCTTCGGTGGCATGATCTTCATCCTCGTCTACTGCACCGCCGGCATCTCCG GAGGGCACATTAACCCCGCGGTGACGTTCGGGCTGCTGCTGGCGAGGAAGGTGTcggtgattcgcgcggtgatgTACATCGTGGCGCAGTGCCTGGGCGGCATCGTGGGCGTGGGCATCGTGAAGGGCATCATGAAGCACCAGTACAacgccaacggcggcggcgccaacatGGTGGCCAGCGGCTACTCCACCGGCACCGCCCTCGGCGCCGAAATCATCGGCACCTTCGTCCTCGTCTACACCGTCTTCTCCGCCACCGACCCAAAGCGCAATGCCCGCGACTCCCACGTCCCG GTGCTCGCGCCGCTGCCCATCGGGTTCGCCGTGTTCATGGTGCACCTGGCCACCATCCCCATCACCGGCACGGGCATCAACCCTGCCCGGagcatcggcgccgccgtcatctACAACCAGAAGAAGGCATGGGACGACCAC TGGATCTTCTGGGCGGGGCCGTTCATCGgagcgctggcggcggcggcgtatcACCAGTACATCCTCCGGGCGGCAGCCATCAAGGCGCTGGGCTCCTTCCGGAGCAACCCCAGCAACTGA